DNA from Lates calcarifer isolate ASB-BC8 unplaced genomic scaffold, TLL_Latcal_v3 _unitig_170_quiver_1334, whole genome shotgun sequence:
ACATCAACACTCTGTGCAATCAAAGAAATATTTAGGAGAATCTTACTCGTACACTCGCCGTCAACATGGTCACGAGGTTCATCACTGCCTTTAATGAGATGAGAATCATTTTATGTTGAATTTCTTTACATTATTCAGTTATGAGTTTCAACATATTGAAGCACAGATCAGAAGAACAGGCgccaaaagaaagacaagactTCAATCTTACCTTGAACATTTAAATCTGTCACAGTAAGTCTTGTGTGTCCACTCATGTAAAATCCACAGAGatacagtccagagtcagataCATCCACTTGTTTGATTTTAAGAGAGATTGTGGAGATGTTGGAGCTCATTTCATATTTGCCATTTTGAAATCCATCACAGAATGAAGCTTTGCCTTCAGAGCCGTACATAGAGGAGATACAGCTGATCTTGGTTTTGTTATAAAGTTTGGACCAAAATGTGTGAGTTGGAGCTGTGGAGGTGATGGAGCACAGCAGAGTGATGTCTTCACCAGACTGGACCTCCACAGTCTGagactcagacactgagacagagatccaggctgaaacacagcagagacaacaagagAGCTGATAACGCAGCAGCACTACAACtttaaaatataacaacaatTAACAATGCAGTGGAAATTGAAGAAGTCAGTCAGTACTTACAGCAGAGAAGTAAAGCTGGTATCAAGGTGAAGCTCCTCATTGTGCGTCTGATCGTCTCACTGCAATGACACTTTATATCTGTGAGCTCTTGTACAGGGGGTTTGTTGGAAAGAGGCGGGCTGTtgtacatgtctgtctgttcgTTCAATCTGGCCACATAAATGACTTCCGAACAAGAAGTGTTAAAACAAAAGCCAGAGGCTCAGCTGTCTCTTCTAAAGACCATTACCCTTCAAAGATGTATCAAAGTTTGACTATTAAAGTCAACTGTTCTCATCtcatctgataaaaaaaaaagctatttgtAAAAGActgacttcaaaaaaaaaaaaaaatcatactacAACTGAAAGGACAtttaacagtgaaatgtgtgtttgagctgcagCAAACCAATAGTtcaatgcagagagaaagttaATGAACACAGTGAAGTATTTTTGTGCTAAAAAGCCACACAGACTGTATGTTTGAGGAgttagaggagaaaacagctAAAATGACAGTTAATGTTGGACAGTGATCAAGTGGACACAGTAATATAAACTGTGTTGGATGTGTATTTTGCCTGTTATTTGCCGTTTCAACTTTATAAAGTGATTATATGTAAATGTTGTGCTAAACTAGCACAATAGATGGTTAATAAGCAGACAGTGtgacttgtcacagcaggaaacgTTGCCTCTGCTCAGTTCAAGTGTCTCAGTGAGTCATGacctgtgtgtcagtgagacaGCACGAACAACACCAGGACCCTGAATAAGCAGCTGAATGATTCATCATTCAAGGATCATTCAttgtattatttacacctgtgcttgtTGTACTCCGACAGTCACAGTCTGACCCTCAGTCCCCCTcagctgctgtctccagccGCTGCTCATTTTCCTCCATGTCCATGTTCTCCCCCTCAGACCTGCAATTCCCCTTTGGCCCACAGGATGTCCCCAGACTTTTTCCCTGCTCCACTTGCTCACCAGTTTTTTTTGTAGTGAAttagtccccccccccccccccccccccccaactcacACACCTGATCCCAGTTTTCTCATCACCCTGTCTACACATACACGTGCCTGGATACCTGCCTGTCGTCTCGTCCACCTGTCTGACTGTGAGTCTGTTTTTCCCTTGTTAAAAGCTGCTTCACTGCATCAGCCTGCCTGTGTGTTAGCATTAGGGTCCTGCCTGTGCTGCTGTCAACAATCCCTGACAATcacatgacaaaatgtcttcCATTAAAAAGGCCTATGTGCTGTGTGGTGGTCAAAGGTCTCCTTGGCTTCAGCAGGAGGACCATGTGGTCTCTCTGGCATGAGCACAGTCCATCAAGACGACCACTAGATTCATTGTTATTAGTCGTTTTGTGGCTGTTGCAGCTGACACTGTGAAGGATACACGCTGGAGGAGACAGCATGTAGCTGAAGGTTAGTCCTCCTGTGGTTGAGACTTCACTATAGGCTGATACACACAGGACTGTTAGCTACAGGGGGCtgttctttgtatttttcagcTGAATATTGATCCACTACAGGCTGCCAGGCTGTGGGTTCTGCTGCTAAAATAATCTAGTTTCTATTaagaaatgtaattatatataataatgattTTGTGTAAGTGTGAAGACAGTCAGCACTCACTGCCCATTTTAGATTTTACTGTTACAGAGATTTGAGTGAACAGGCCTCATGACTTTCACCTCAGTTGTAGTCAgaccacactgtgctgtctcTTCCTGTGAAGTGTACCTctctcaccccccctcccccactgCTGCAGACCCACATCTAACATCAGTGTAAGACAATGTGGGAGGTCATAAATGTCCTGTCTCCTCCTACATCAACCACTAATCATATtctttagacagagagagagagacacagagagagagagagagagagagagcgggtgataattaaaaacacagcatcttCAGATATTTGCGTGAATAGAAGCTCTTTATTGTAAAATCAGACTTTTTGTCAAAGTAACCAGgcacacaaaaccacagcagcacatGAACATATTAAAAGCATCAGTTCCACTCTGAGTCTATCTGCTGGCAGTGTAAATAACATgagtctcctcttctctctctgatgcagGCCTCCTGTTTCTTATTGTTGGTGAATACAAACTCAGTGCTGCATCCTTCAAGTCACCAGAGTCCAGGTTCTGTAAATAAGAGGTAGGCCACTCTCATTTATAGGACTTAATAAACAGTATCAGATAATGTCAGATATAATAAAGTCATCTTAAATATACAGCGAAGAAATAATCCTGAAAGAAAGTGATTCTGGCATCTTTTAAACCTCAGACCAAACAAAAGTAAACTCACCTTGTTTCTCTGTGGATTCTGGTTTTCATCAGCGGCTGAATGAGAGGAAATAAATCTGATCAGCTCATTAATATGAattgtttttgaaataataGGATTTGTTTGATAAGGAGGTTTAAACTTAACTTACTTAAAGTGAACCAAACCAAATATAGATTCTGTAGCTCTGAAAAGTACCTGTCTTAACAGCCAGACCAATGACGACCATGACAAGGAAAACAGTCACAGCACCGAGGATCATACTTGTCAGCTTTGCTATTCCATCAGGTTCTTCTACAAGAAAGATCATTAGATTAAACTCTTCAGCTCCTTCATGGCTAACATTACAGAACCAAAGCTGCTTTACATCAACACTCTGTGCAATCAAAGAAATATTTAGGAGAATCTTACTCGTACACTCGCCACCAACATGGTCATGAGGTTCATCACTGCCTTTAATGAGATATGAGAATCATTTTATGTTGAATTTCTTTACATTATTCAGTTATGAGTTTCAACATATTGAAGCACAGATCAGAAGAACAGGCgccaaaagaaagacaagactTCAATCTTACCTTGAACATTTAAATCTGTCACAGTAAGTCTTGTGTGTCTACTTATGTAAAATCCACAGAGatacagtccagagtcagataCATCCACTTGTTTGATTTTAAGAGAGATTGTGGTGATGTTGGAGCTCATTTCATATTTGCCATTTTGAAATCCATCACAGAATGAAGCTTTGCCTTCAGAGCCGTACATAGAAGAGATACAGCTGATCTTGGTTTTGTTATAAAGTTTGGACCAAAATGTGTAAGTTGGAGCTGTGGAGGTGCTGGAGCACAACAGAGTGACGTCTTCACCAGACTGGACCTCCACAGTCTGagactcagacactgagacagagatccaggctgaaacacagcagagacaacaagagAGCTGATAACGCAGCAGCACTACAACtttaaaatataacaacaatTAACAATGCAGTGGAAATTGAAGAAGTCAGTCAGTACTTACAGCAGAGAAGTAAAGCTGGTATCAAGGTGAAGCTCCTCATTGTGCGTCTGATCGTCTCACTGCAATGACACTTTATATCTGTGAGCTCTTGTACAGGGGGTTTGTTGGAAAGAGGCGGGCTGTtgtacatgtctgtctgttcgTTCAATCTGGCCACATAAATGACTTCCGAACAAGAAGTGTTAAAACAAAAGCCAGAGGCTCAGCTGTCTCTTCTAAAGACCATTACCCTTCAAAGATGTATCAAAGTTTGACTATTAAAGTCAACTGTTCTCATCtcatctgataaaaaaaaaagctatttgtAAACTGActgacttcaaaaaaaaaaaaaaatcatactacAACTGAAAGGACAtttaacagtgaaatgtgtgtttgagctgcagCAAACCAATAGTtcaatgcagagagaaagttaATGAACACAGTGAAGTATTTTTGTGCTAAAAAGCCACACAGACTGTATGTTTGAGGAgttagaggagaaaacagctAAAATGACAGTTAATGTTGGACATTGATCAAGTGGGCACAGTAATATAGACTGTGTTGGATGTGTATTTTGCCTGTTATTTGCCGTTTCAACTTTATAAAGTGATTATATGTAAATGTTGTGCTAAACTAGCACAATAGATGgttaataaacacacagtgtgacttgtcacagcaggaaacgTTGGCTCTGCTCAGTTCAAGTGTCTCAGTGAGTCATGacctgtgtgtcagtgagacaGCACGAACAACACCAGGACCCTGAATAAGCAGCTGAATGATTCATCATTCAAGGATCATTCAttgtattatttacacctgtgcttgtTGTACTCTGACAGTCACAGTCTGACCCTCAGTCCCCCTcagctgctgtctccagccGCTGCTCATTTTCCTCCATGTCCATGTTCTCCCCCTCAGACCTGCAATTCCCCTTTGGCCCACAGGATGTCCCCAGACTTTTTCCCTGCTCCACTTGCTCACCAGTTTTTTTGTAGTGAATTAGTTTCCCCCCCCAACTCACACACCTGATCCCAGTTTTCTCATCACCCTgtctacacatacacatgcctGGATAGCTGCCTGTCGTCTCGTCCACCTGTCTGACTGTGAGTCTGTTTTTCCCTTGTTAAAAGCTGCTTCACTGCATCAGCCTGCCTGTGCTGCTGTCAACAATCCCTGACAATcacatgacaaaatgtcttcCATTAAAAAGGCCTATGTGCTGTGTGGTGGTCAAAGGTCTCCTTGGCTTCAGCAGGAGGACCATGTGGTCTCTCTGGCATGAGCACAGTCCATCAAGACGACCACTAGATTCATTGTTTTTAGTCGTTTTGTGGCTGTTGCAGCTGACACTGTGAAGGATACACGCTGGAGGAGATAGCATGTAGCTGAAGGTTAGTCCTCCTGTGGTTGAGACTTCACTATAGGCTGATACACACAGGACTGTTAGCTACAGGGGGCtgttctttgtatttttcagcTGAATATTTATCCGCTACAGGCTGCCAGGCTGTGGGTTCTGCTGCTAAAATAATCTAGTTTCTATTaagaaatgtaattatatataataatgattTTGTGTAAGTGTGAAGACAGTCAGCACTCACTGCCCATTTTAGATTTTACTGTTACAGAGATTTGAGTGAACAGGCCTCATGACTTTCACCTCAGTTGTAGTCAGACCACACTTTGCTGTCTCTTCCTGTGAAGTGTAcctctctcacccccccccccccccccctcccccactgCTGCAGACCCACATCTAACATCAGTGTAAGACAATGTGGGAGGTCATAAATGTCCTGTCTCCTCCTACATCAACCACTAATCATATtctttagacagagagagagagagacacagagagagagagagagagagagagagcgggtgagaattaaaaacacagtatcTTCAGATATTTGCGTGAATAGAAGCTCTTTATTGTAAAATCAGACTTTTTGTCAAAGTAACCAGgcacacaaaaccacagcagcacatGAACATGATAAAAGCATCAGTTCCACTCTGAGTCTATCTGCTGGCAGTGTAAATAACATgagtctcctcttctctctctgatgcagGCCTCCTGTTTCTTATTGTTGGTGAATACAAACTCAGTGCTGCATCCTTCAAGTCACCAGAGTCCAGGTTCTGTAAATAAGAGGTAGGCCACTCTCATTTATAGGACTTAATAAACAGTATCAGATAATGTCAGATATAATAAAGTCATCTTAAATATACAGCGAAGAAATAATCCTGAAAGAAAGTGATTCTGGCATCTTTTAAACCTCAGACCAAACAAAAGTAAACTCACCTTGTTTCTCTGTGGATTCTGGTTTTCATCAGCGGCTGAATGAGAGGAAATAAATCTGATCAGCTCATTAATATGAattgtttttgaaataataGGATTTGTTTGATAAGGAGGTTTAAACTTAACTTACTTAAAGTGAACCAAACCAAATATAGATTCTGTAGCTCTGAAAAGTACCTGTCTTAACAGCCAGACCAATGACGACCATGACAAGGAAAACAGTCACAGCACCGAGGATCATACTTGTCAGCTTTGCTATTCCATCAGGTTCTTCTACAAGAAAGATCATTAGATTAAACTCTTCAGCTCCTTCATGGCTAACATTACAGAACCAAAGCTGCTTTACATCAACACTCTGTGCAATCAAAGAAATATTTAGGAGAATCTTACTCGTACACTCGCCGTCAACATGGTTACGAGGTTCATCACTGCCTTTAATGAGATATGAGAATCATTTTATGTTGAATTTCTTTACATTATTCAGTTATGAGTTTCAACATATTGAAGCACAGATCAGAAGAACAGGCgccaaaagaaagacaagactTCAATCTTACCTTGAACATTTAAATCTGTCACGGTAAGTCTTGTGTGTCTACTTATGTAAAATCCACAGAGatacagtccagagtcagataCATCCACTTGTTTGATTTTAAGAGAGATTGTGGTGATGTTGGAGCTCATTTCATATTTGCCATTTTGAAATCCATCACAGAATGAAGCCTCGCCTTCAGAGCCGTACATAGAGGAGATACAGCTGATCTTGGTTTTGTTATAAAGTTTGGACCAAAATGTGTGAGTTGGAGCTGTGGAGGTGCTGGAGCACAGCAGAGTGATGTCTTCACCAGACTGGACCTCCACAGTCTGagactcagacactgagacagagatccaggctgaaacacagcagagacaacaagagAGCTGATAACGCAGCAGCACTACAACtttaaaatataacaacaatTAACAATGCAGTGGAAATTGAAGAAGTCAGTCAGTACTTACAGCAGAGAAGTAAAGCTGGTATCAAGGTGAAGCTCCTCATTGTGCGTCTGATCGTCTCACTGCAATGACACTTTATATCTGTGAGCTCTTGTACAGGGGGTTTGTTGGAAAGAGGCGGGCTGTtgtacatgtctgtctgttcgTTCAATCTGGCCACATAAATGACTTCCGAACAAGAAGTGTTAAAACAAAAGCCAGAGGCTCAGCTGTCTCTTCTAAAGACCATTACCCTTCAAAGATGTATCAAAGTTTGACTATTAAAGTCAACTGTTCTCATCtcatctgataaaaaaaaagctatttgtAAAATactgacttaaaaaaaaaaatcatactacAACTGAAAGGACAtttaacagtgaaatgtgtgtttgagctgcagCAAACCAATAGTtcaatgcagagagaaagttaATGAACACAGTGAAGTATTTTTGTGCTAAAAAGCCACACAGACTGTATGTTTGAGGAgttagaggagaaaacagctAAAATGACAGTTAATGTTGGACAGTGATCAAGTGGACACAGTAATATAAACTGTGTTGGATGTGTATTTTGCCTGTTATTTGCCGTTTCAACTTTATAAAGTGATTATATGTAAATGTTGTGCTAAACTAGCACAATAGATGgttaataaacacacagtgtgacttgtcacagcaggaaacgTTGCCTCTGCTCAGTTCAAGTGTCTCAGTGAGTCATGacctgtgtgtcagtgagacaGCACGAACaacaccaggaccctgaaactgaagcagctgaatgaTTCATCATTCAAGGATCATTCAttgtattatttacacctgtgcttgtTGTACTCCGACAGTCACAGTCTGACCCTCAGTCCCCCTcagctgctgtctccagccGCTGCTCATTTTCCTCCATGTCCATGTTCTCCCCCTCAGACCTGCAATTCCCCTTTGGCCCACAGGATGTCCCCAGACTTTTTCCCTGCTCCACTTGCTCACCAGTTTTTTTGTAGTGAATTAGTTCCCCCCCCCCAACTCACACACCTGATCCCAGTTTTCTCATCACCCTgtctacacatacacatgcctGGATACCTGCCTGTCGTCTCGTCCACCTGTCTGACTGTGAGTCTGTTTTTCCCTTGTTAAAAGCTGCTTCACTGCATCAGCCTGCCTGTGTGTTAGCATTAGGGTCCTGCCTGTGCTGCTGTCAACAATCCCTGACAATcacatgacaaaatgtcttcCATTAAAAAGGCCTATGTGCTGTGTGGTGGTCAAAGGTCTCCTTGGCTTCAGCAGGAG
Protein-coding regions in this window:
- the LOC108890242 gene encoding uncharacterized protein LOC108890242, which produces MYNSPPLSNKPPVQELTDIKCHCSETIRRTMRSFTLIPALLLCSWISVSVSESQTVEVQSGEDITLLCSITSTAPTHTFWSKLYNKTKISCISSMYGSEGKASFCDGFQNGKYEMSSNISTISLKIKQVDVSDSGLYLCGFYMSGHTRLTVTDLNVQGSDEPRDHVDGECTKEPDGIAKLTSMILGAVTVFLVMVVIGLAVKYRKRETAHNEEEHSPQKQNPVSDDLNYAALSFQSKAKRKRRPPSERELEPNVVYAATR
- the LOC127139587 gene encoding uncharacterized protein LOC127139587, translating into MYNSPPLSNKPPVQELTDIKCHCSETIRRTMRSFTLIPALLLCSWISVSVSESQTVEVQSGEDVTLLCSSTSTAPTYTFWSKLYNKTKISCISSMYGSEGKASFCDGFQNGKYEMSSNITTISLKIKQVDVSDSGLYLCGFYISRHTRLTVTDLNVQGSDEPHDHVGGECTKEPDGIAKLTSMILGAVTVFLVMVVIGLAVKTAADENQNPQRNKNLDSGDLKDAALSLYSPTIRNRRPASEREEETHVIYTASR
- the LOC127139586 gene encoding uncharacterized protein LOC127139586 isoform X1, giving the protein MYNSPPLSNKPPVQELTDIKCHCSETIRRTMRSFTLIPALLLCSWISVSVSESQTVEVQSGEDITLLCSSTSTAPTHTFWSKLYNKTKISCISSMYGSEGEASFCDGFQNGKYEMSSNITTISLKIKQVDVSDSGLYLCGFYISRHTRLTVTDLNVQGSDEPRNHVDGECTKEPDGIAKLTSMILGAVTVFLVMVVIGLAVKTAADENQNPQRNKNLDSGDLKDAALSLYSPTIRNRRPASEREEETHVIYTASR
- the LOC127139586 gene encoding uncharacterized protein LOC127139586 isoform X3, whose product is MRSFTLIPALLLCSWISVSVSESQTVEVQSGEDITLLCSSTSTAPTHTFWSKLYNKTKISCISSMYGSEGEASFCDGFQNGKYEMSSNITTISLKIKQVDVSDSGLYLCGFYISRHTRLTVTDLNVQGSDEPRNHVDGECTKEPDGIAKLTSMILGAVTVFLVMVVIGLAVKTAADENQNPQRNKNLDSGDLKDAALSLYSPTIRNRRPASEREEETHVIYTASR